Proteins from a genomic interval of Terriglobia bacterium:
- a CDS encoding tetratricopeptide repeat protein: MTSQRFSSIRRSDLKLGNEPAREIKPRSGSQGVGGRGKAPGVKTSYKLCSSRHFLFLLLAAMLLPAHFVAQQAPAPCPSQPDIDRATALLKQEKVDDAAKILKGAVDNDPKCPGAHLQYGNLLYKRGRVGDALLEFQQAVKLDPKLEEASHRLGNTYARLNRFDDAIKAFKAALALNPNAADVEVDLGNVYAVRGVAAEGKAHYLAALKINPNLAVARNNLGLLLKDEKNYEEAIKEFEKAASIDPAYADPHEGLGDVYTLQKKYNDAVREYELYLKLAPNADDANVVRRAISAAKSMAARPQSKSQ, translated from the coding sequence ATGACGTCTCAACGATTCAGTTCAATCCGGAGATCTGATTTAAAGCTCGGAAACGAGCCCGCAAGAGAAATCAAGCCGCGAAGCGGCTCCCAAGGCGTGGGGGGAAGGGGTAAAGCGCCCGGCGTGAAAACATCGTATAAGTTGTGTTCCTCCCGGCATTTTCTTTTTTTGTTGCTGGCAGCGATGCTCCTCCCCGCTCATTTCGTGGCGCAGCAGGCCCCCGCGCCTTGTCCCTCCCAGCCCGATATCGACCGGGCCACTGCCCTCCTGAAGCAGGAGAAGGTGGACGATGCGGCCAAGATTCTGAAGGGGGCCGTAGACAATGATCCCAAGTGTCCGGGGGCGCACCTTCAATATGGAAACCTGCTCTACAAGCGGGGCCGCGTGGGCGACGCGTTGCTGGAATTCCAACAGGCCGTGAAACTGGATCCCAAGTTGGAGGAAGCCAGCCATCGTCTCGGTAACACCTATGCACGCCTGAACCGGTTCGATGATGCCATCAAGGCCTTCAAGGCGGCACTCGCCCTGAATCCCAACGCGGCTGATGTCGAGGTGGATCTGGGAAATGTCTATGCCGTCCGGGGTGTCGCGGCGGAGGGCAAGGCCCACTACCTGGCGGCATTAAAGATCAATCCCAACCTGGCAGTGGCGCGCAATAACCTGGGACTGCTGCTTAAAGATGAGAAGAACTACGAAGAGGCGATCAAGGAATTTGAGAAGGCAGCCTCCATCGATCCTGCCTATGCGGATCCTCATGAAGGTTTGGGGGACGTTTATACCCTTCAGAAGAAATACAATGACGCGGTCCGGGAGTACGAATTGTACCTGAAGCTGGCCCCCAATGCGGATGATGCCAACGTGGTCCGGCGAGCCATCTCCGCAGCGAAATCCATGGCCGCCAGGCCTCAAAGCAAGTCCCAATAG
- a CDS encoding DUF4352 domain-containing protein: MKLSMKWMFSAVVLVLALTASMVLALDVVNYKSLAGVVWHQQDLYVTINSFTDQWKNVVGKNWFMTMTVQNRGEDPATFDASKIEIDDSKGTSFRAQPVPGTPQSELKQTIPPGGTAQFKVMLDGHIYFDRRTPAHLKYTLDTKVDIIK; this comes from the coding sequence ATGAAATTGAGCATGAAGTGGATGTTTTCAGCGGTTGTGTTGGTTCTGGCTTTAACGGCTTCAATGGTGCTCGCCTTAGACGTCGTGAATTACAAGAGCCTGGCCGGTGTGGTGTGGCATCAGCAGGACCTCTACGTGACGATTAACAGTTTTACAGACCAGTGGAAGAATGTTGTCGGCAAGAACTGGTTTATGACGATGACGGTGCAAAACCGGGGAGAAGATCCGGCCACCTTTGATGCCTCCAAGATCGAGATTGACGACAGCAAAGGCACGAGCTTTCGGGCCCAGCCGGTTCCCGGGACGCCGCAAAGCGAGTTAAAACAGACCATTCCTCCCGGCGGCACCGCTCAATTCAAAGTGATGTTAGACGGCCACATTTACTTCGACCGGCGCACTCCCGCCCATTTGAAATATACACTCGACACGAAGGTTGACATCATCAAATGA
- a CDS encoding fumarate hydratase: MLSFKDSMLDLIIRTSSDLPADVREAMARTMAEEIPASQSSQALNVIGTNIDMAESCEGPICQDTGWPTFEIRTPVGANQMEMKKDIAAALEDATRRGKLRPNSVDSITGKNSGNNLGPGTPTVHFEQWENEEEIEVKLLLKGGGCENKNIQYSVPCELPHLGRTDRSLEGVRKCLLHAVWQAQGHGCSAGAIGVCIGGDRMQGYTMAKQQLFRTLDDVNPNPELARLEDYILKTSNLLGIGTMGFGGNATLIGCKIAAVNRLPACFFVTVAYDCWAFRRLGVVLDARTGVIKRWLYRDATQPPRKMSVGEGFTSTGKEVRLEAPINEERIRSLRVGDVVMISGEMFTGRDAVHSYLMKHEPPASLQGHIIYHCGPVMLKNNGTWKVVAAGPTTSIREEPYQAEIIKRYGIRAVIGKGGMGAKTLTGLKEAGAVYLNAIGGAAQYYARCVDEVLGVDLLDFGIPEAMWHLRVHDFPAIVTMDAHGNSLHADVEKASAAVLEKFAAPVF, encoded by the coding sequence TTGCTATCATTCAAGGACAGCATGTTGGATCTGATTATCAGGACATCCAGCGATCTTCCTGCGGACGTCCGCGAGGCGATGGCGCGTACGATGGCTGAAGAAATTCCAGCAAGCCAGTCCTCCCAGGCGCTCAACGTGATCGGGACAAACATCGACATGGCGGAATCCTGTGAAGGACCCATCTGTCAGGACACCGGTTGGCCGACGTTTGAAATACGCACCCCGGTCGGGGCCAATCAGATGGAAATGAAGAAGGACATTGCGGCGGCGCTTGAGGATGCCACACGGCGAGGGAAGCTGCGCCCCAATTCGGTGGACTCCATCACGGGCAAGAACTCCGGAAACAACCTCGGCCCGGGCACTCCCACCGTTCATTTCGAGCAGTGGGAGAATGAGGAAGAGATTGAAGTCAAGCTGCTGTTGAAAGGCGGCGGATGCGAAAACAAGAACATTCAATACTCCGTGCCGTGCGAGCTGCCTCACCTGGGCCGCACGGATCGAAGCCTCGAGGGGGTTCGCAAGTGTCTCCTCCATGCGGTCTGGCAGGCGCAAGGGCACGGTTGCAGCGCCGGGGCGATCGGAGTTTGCATCGGGGGCGATCGGATGCAGGGGTACACCATGGCGAAGCAGCAGCTGTTCCGGACGCTCGATGATGTCAACCCCAACCCGGAGTTAGCAAGACTCGAAGATTACATTCTGAAGACGTCCAATCTCTTAGGCATCGGTACGATGGGATTTGGGGGCAACGCCACACTGATCGGCTGTAAAATCGCTGCGGTCAATCGTCTGCCCGCCTGTTTCTTCGTGACGGTGGCTTATGATTGCTGGGCCTTCCGCCGGCTGGGCGTTGTGTTGGACGCCAGGACGGGTGTCATCAAGCGGTGGCTCTATCGGGACGCCACTCAACCACCCCGGAAGATGTCGGTGGGAGAGGGGTTCACCAGCACGGGCAAGGAAGTGCGCCTGGAGGCGCCGATCAACGAGGAGAGGATTCGTTCCCTCCGAGTGGGTGATGTCGTCATGATCAGCGGTGAAATGTTCACCGGGCGGGATGCGGTGCACTCTTATCTCATGAAGCATGAGCCGCCCGCCAGCCTTCAAGGACACATCATTTACCACTGCGGGCCCGTCATGCTGAAGAACAATGGGACCTGGAAAGTGGTCGCAGCCGGTCCGACGACCTCCATCCGTGAGGAACCCTACCAAGCCGAGATCATCAAGCGCTATGGCATCCGCGCCGTAATTGGCAAGGGCGGCATGGGAGCGAAGACTTTGACGGGACTGAAAGAGGCGGGCGCCGTCTATTTGAACGCCATTGGGGGGGCGGCCCAATACTATGCCCGATGCGTGGATGAGGTCCTCGGGGTCGATCTTCTGGATTTCGGGATTCCGGAGGCCATGTGGCATCTGCGTGTTCACGATTTTCCGGCCATCGTGACGATGGATGCCCACGGAAATTCGCTCCACGCGGATGTGGAAAAGGCCTCTGCGGCGGTCCTCGAAAAATTCGCAGCGCCGGTGTTTTGA
- a CDS encoding CDGSH iron-sulfur domain-containing protein, which translates to MARKVIHEAQGPIQVGEQWVCRCGLSTNWQGPDPQPWCDGSHKRTRDEEAGKIYEYKPDGTRIEVS; encoded by the coding sequence ATGGCTCGCAAGGTGATTCATGAAGCGCAAGGCCCCATCCAGGTGGGCGAACAATGGGTTTGCCGTTGTGGGCTTTCGACGAACTGGCAGGGCCCGGATCCTCAGCCGTGGTGTGACGGCTCACATAAAAGAACCCGGGATGAAGAAGCAGGAAAGATCTACGAATACAAGCCGGATGGAACCCGGATCGAAGTGAGTTAG
- a CDS encoding ferredoxin family protein — protein MIPYSELSPDAEIEILEGKLAIVKDLCKGCSFCIEFCPKHVLAISKDFNKKGYHPPVVKEAMSCSNCKLCEYYCPEFAIYTPAGSEKKKPKQKTTVTAKEVRHE, from the coding sequence ATGATCCCCTACTCTGAACTTTCTCCGGATGCTGAGATAGAAATCCTGGAAGGGAAGCTGGCCATTGTGAAGGATCTCTGCAAGGGATGCTCCTTCTGTATCGAATTCTGTCCCAAGCATGTGCTGGCGATTTCCAAGGATTTTAATAAAAAGGGCTACCATCCGCCCGTCGTCAAAGAGGCGATGTCCTGCAGCAACTGCAAGCTCTGCGAATACTATTGTCCTGAGTTTGCCATTTATACGCCTGCTGGAAGTGAAAAGAAGAAACCCAAACAGAAAACGACGGTGACAGCGAAGGAGGTGCGCCATGAGTGA
- a CDS encoding 2-oxoacid:acceptor oxidoreductase subunit alpha — protein sequence MSDQRSVLTGEHFVNGDWACAEGGLAAGCKFFAGYPITPATEIAERMSKRLPEVGGVFIQMEDEIASMNAILGASWGGAKSMTSTSGPGFSLMMENFGLGIMTETPCVLVNVQRGGPSTGLPTLVGQADMMQARWGSHGDYEVIALAPQSPQECFDLTIEAFNLSESFRIPVLVMSDEVVGHMTEKVVVPKPEDIRLVSRRKPSVPRDEFKAFQPREDLVPEMCTAGEGYYVHVTGLTHNEKGYPVVTAEAQERLVHRLVDKIRLNADRIIRVQEENLSDADVIVISYGISARTAKSAVAMARAKGYRVGFLRLITVWPFPEKMIRELARKVSAFVVPEINFGQIAREVERCAGGRARTIAVTHAGGAIHHPEKVLSVIEEAIRVKSGSGLVEETLVLR from the coding sequence ATGAGTGACCAGCGGTCGGTTTTGACGGGTGAACACTTTGTCAACGGAGACTGGGCTTGTGCCGAGGGCGGGTTGGCGGCAGGGTGCAAGTTTTTTGCCGGTTATCCCATCACGCCGGCGACTGAGATTGCGGAGCGAATGTCGAAGCGCCTTCCGGAAGTGGGAGGGGTGTTTATCCAGATGGAGGACGAGATTGCTTCCATGAACGCCATCCTGGGAGCCTCCTGGGGGGGCGCGAAATCGATGACCTCCACCTCGGGTCCTGGGTTCAGCCTGATGATGGAGAATTTTGGATTGGGGATCATGACCGAGACCCCCTGTGTGCTGGTCAACGTGCAGCGAGGCGGCCCTTCCACCGGTCTGCCGACCCTGGTCGGCCAGGCCGACATGATGCAGGCGCGCTGGGGCTCACACGGTGATTACGAAGTCATCGCTCTGGCGCCTCAGTCCCCTCAAGAATGTTTTGACCTCACCATTGAAGCGTTCAACCTCTCCGAAAGCTTCCGCATTCCGGTGCTGGTGATGAGCGATGAGGTGGTGGGTCACATGACGGAGAAGGTGGTGGTGCCGAAGCCGGAAGATATTCGCCTTGTGTCCCGCCGCAAACCTTCAGTGCCGCGGGACGAGTTCAAGGCCTTTCAGCCGCGGGAAGACCTGGTGCCGGAAATGTGCACCGCGGGAGAAGGCTACTATGTGCATGTGACGGGACTGACTCACAATGAAAAAGGGTATCCGGTCGTGACCGCGGAAGCTCAAGAGCGACTGGTTCACCGCCTGGTGGATAAGATCCGGCTCAACGCGGACCGCATTATCCGGGTCCAGGAAGAAAACCTCTCCGACGCCGACGTCATCGTGATTTCTTACGGGATCTCGGCGAGAACCGCCAAGAGTGCAGTCGCTATGGCCCGGGCCAAGGGCTACCGGGTGGGATTCCTGCGGCTCATTACGGTTTGGCCTTTCCCGGAAAAAATGATCCGGGAACTGGCGCGCAAGGTGTCCGCCTTTGTCGTTCCGGAAATCAATTTTGGACAGATCGCGCGGGAAGTCGAACGGTGTGCCGGGGGGCGGGCCCGGACCATTGCGGTCACCCACGCGGGCGGCGCCATTCATCATCCGGAGAAGGTTCTGTCGGTGATCGAAGAGGCCATCCGGGTGAAGTCCGGCAGCGGGCTTGTCGAAGAAACCCTCGTACTTCGCTGA
- a CDS encoding 2-oxoacid:ferredoxin oxidoreductase subunit beta: MGALIEDAVIDNETMVERFLRMDRLPHIWCPGCGIGTALRSTIEALADMDVPQEDFAVVSGIGCTARVAGYLKLDSFHTTHGRSIPFATGLKLANPKLKVFVFSGDGDLFAIGGNHLIHAARRNMDLKVICVNNFIYGMTGGQVGCTTPTHSKTSTSPYGNYEPPFNLCFLAAAAGAVYVARWTTFHVRQIKRSVEEAFAKRGFSFIEIISPCPTVFGSRNGFPTGLDMMKYFKANSLTVAGADPRDVDIELGGKIKVGKFVDNERPSFQDRLSEMWGDLGLEESRIVEAE, from the coding sequence ATGGGCGCTCTCATTGAAGATGCAGTGATTGACAATGAAACCATGGTGGAACGGTTCTTGAGAATGGACCGTCTGCCCCACATTTGGTGTCCCGGCTGCGGCATTGGAACTGCCCTGCGCTCCACCATCGAGGCTTTGGCGGACATGGACGTCCCGCAGGAGGATTTTGCCGTGGTCTCGGGCATCGGTTGTACGGCGCGCGTCGCGGGCTATTTGAAACTGGATTCCTTCCACACCACGCACGGACGCTCCATCCCCTTTGCCACGGGACTAAAGCTGGCGAATCCCAAGCTGAAGGTCTTTGTCTTCAGCGGGGATGGAGACCTGTTTGCCATCGGTGGAAACCATCTGATTCATGCGGCGCGGCGCAACATGGACTTGAAGGTCATCTGCGTGAATAACTTTATTTACGGCATGACGGGCGGCCAGGTGGGCTGCACGACCCCGACTCATTCGAAGACCTCGACCTCCCCCTACGGCAATTACGAGCCGCCTTTCAACCTGTGCTTCCTCGCGGCGGCCGCCGGCGCAGTGTACGTGGCACGATGGACTACTTTTCACGTCCGCCAGATTAAACGCAGCGTGGAAGAGGCGTTCGCAAAGCGCGGTTTCAGTTTCATCGAGATTATCTCGCCATGTCCGACCGTGTTTGGCAGCCGCAATGGTTTCCCCACCGGGCTCGACATGATGAAATACTTCAAAGCCAACTCGCTCACCGTGGCGGGCGCCGACCCGCGGGATGTGGATATCGAGTTGGGCGGGAAGATCAAGGTCGGCAAGTTCGTGGATAACGAGCGCCCCTCCTTCCAGGACCGGCTCTCGGAGATGTGGGGCGACCTCGGGCTGGAAGAAAGCCGGATCGTCGAGGCCGAGTAA
- a CDS encoding 2-oxoacid:acceptor oxidoreductase family protein encodes MARTEVRVSGFGGQGIILSGYIIGKAAAIFDKKNATMTQAYGPESRGGACSAQVVISEEEINDPEVSTPNVVVAMSQEAFTTFTKDLAPGCTILIDEDLVKPGAGQDKLFAVPAMRLAEEMGKKVVANIIMLGFFAGKTDVVSREAMEQAIQSSVPARFAELNLQAFRRGYELAVAAA; translated from the coding sequence ATGGCACGGACAGAAGTTCGAGTTTCAGGATTTGGCGGACAGGGCATCATCCTCTCCGGTTACATCATCGGCAAGGCGGCCGCGATCTTCGACAAGAAGAACGCCACCATGACACAGGCATATGGTCCGGAATCCCGCGGAGGCGCCTGCTCCGCCCAGGTGGTGATCTCGGAAGAAGAGATCAACGATCCGGAAGTCAGCACCCCGAACGTGGTGGTCGCCATGTCCCAGGAAGCCTTCACAACCTTCACAAAGGATCTCGCCCCCGGGTGCACCATCCTGATCGATGAGGACCTGGTCAAGCCCGGGGCGGGTCAGGATAAACTTTTTGCCGTACCCGCAATGCGGCTTGCGGAGGAGATGGGCAAGAAAGTCGTGGCGAATATCATCATGCTGGGCTTCTTCGCCGGAAAAACCGATGTGGTGAGCCGCGAGGCCATGGAACAGGCCATCCAGTCTTCTGTCCCGGCTCGCTTCGCGGAGTTGAACCTGCAAGCGTTTCGGCGGGGATACGAGCTGGCCGTTGCCGCAGCCTGA
- the mtnC gene encoding acireductone synthase, protein MPVHAVLLDIEGTTTPINFVYQVLFPYARKHVQNFLAAHFSAEEVQSDVSLLLKEHAEDKLRGLQPPDLPGSPEAPRLESVLAYFLWLMDQDRKSTGLKSLQGKIWQDGYRAGALRSQVFPDVPPALAAWHARSIDICIYSSGSVLAQKLLFAHTEAGDLTKFIKGYFDTTTGTKTDPQSYRRIAIALECPVSAIFFISDVTSELSAALTSGMRTALCQRPGNREQSEASKHPVIRSFAELNL, encoded by the coding sequence ATGCCGGTCCACGCAGTTCTGCTGGACATAGAGGGCACAACGACACCGATCAACTTCGTCTACCAGGTCCTGTTTCCCTACGCGCGCAAGCACGTTCAAAATTTTCTTGCCGCCCATTTCTCAGCAGAAGAAGTTCAATCGGATGTTTCTCTCCTGCTCAAGGAACATGCGGAAGACAAGCTTCGCGGACTCCAGCCGCCAGACTTGCCCGGCTCCCCGGAGGCACCCCGCCTGGAATCCGTCCTAGCTTACTTTCTCTGGCTGATGGACCAGGACCGGAAATCAACCGGTCTGAAGTCGCTTCAGGGAAAGATCTGGCAGGACGGCTATCGGGCAGGGGCGCTGCGAAGCCAGGTTTTTCCGGATGTCCCTCCCGCCCTGGCCGCCTGGCATGCCCGGTCGATCGACATTTGCATCTATTCCTCCGGCAGCGTTCTCGCCCAGAAGCTTTTGTTTGCCCATACCGAAGCGGGAGACTTGACGAAATTCATTAAAGGATATTTCGACACGACCACGGGGACAAAAACAGACCCACAAAGTTATCGGCGCATCGCAATCGCGCTCGAATGCCCGGTTTCCGCAATCTTTTTCATTTCGGACGTCACTTCAGAACTCAGTGCGGCGTTGACGTCGGGTATGCGCACCGCGCTGTGTCAGCGCCCGGGAAACCGTGAACAGTCTGAAGCGTCGAAACACCCGGTCATTCGGAGCTTCGCGGAATTGAATCTCTGA
- a CDS encoding cupin domain-containing protein: protein MSIVTPSGKGRVLIDPDAIRKYLAGVGIEYDNWIPSHPIAPDAPADEILTAYQEEIRTLMARGRYVTADVIDVNPQTPDLDAMLEKFRREHWHDEDEVRFVIHGRGVFSIRPRLGPVVTIEVHAGDLIRVPRGTWHWFNLCADREIRAIRLFQDPAGWTPQYTNSGMDERYQPVCLGSSYLPARQMSAS from the coding sequence ATGTCGATTGTCACCCCATCCGGGAAAGGGCGGGTCCTGATTGATCCCGATGCTATCAGGAAATATTTGGCCGGCGTGGGGATTGAGTATGATAACTGGATCCCCTCGCACCCCATTGCGCCGGACGCCCCTGCGGATGAGATTCTCACCGCTTACCAGGAGGAAATCAGGACCCTGATGGCTCGTGGCCGTTACGTCACGGCCGATGTCATCGATGTGAACCCCCAGACCCCCGATCTCGACGCCATGCTGGAAAAATTCCGGCGCGAGCACTGGCACGACGAAGATGAGGTCCGTTTCGTCATCCACGGCCGGGGGGTCTTTAGTATCCGGCCGCGGCTAGGGCCCGTGGTGACGATCGAAGTCCACGCCGGCGATTTGATCCGGGTTCCTCGCGGGACCTGGCACTGGTTCAATCTTTGCGCAGACCGTGAAATCCGTGCCATCCGGCTCTTCCAGGATCCGGCAGGCTGGACGCCCCAATACACCAACAGCGGCATGGACGAGCGCTATCAGCCCGTGTGCCTGGGCTCCTCGTATCTCCCCGCCCGGCAAATGTCCGCCTCGTGA
- the mtnB gene encoding methylthioribulose 1-phosphate dehydratase produces the protein MEFAGRLAEIGRGFYHRGWVLGTSGNFSAVLYRNPLRLAITSSGVDKGVLSPEHILQVDAHGNVLHGRGQPSAETHLHLTLVRLREARAVLHTHSIWSTVLSERFADEGGVRIEGYEMLKGLEGVRTHEHREWLPVVENFQSMQELAFSLEEQLIQHPTCHGFLIRRHGLYTWGRSLEEAKRHVEILEFLLEAVGRTGRS, from the coding sequence ATGGAATTTGCAGGGAGGCTTGCGGAGATAGGGCGTGGCTTTTATCACCGAGGTTGGGTCCTGGGAACCAGCGGCAACTTTAGCGCCGTCCTGTACCGAAATCCTTTGCGACTGGCCATTACCTCGAGCGGGGTCGACAAGGGCGTGCTGAGTCCCGAGCATATTCTGCAAGTCGACGCCCATGGGAATGTCCTTCACGGCCGCGGACAGCCTTCCGCCGAGACGCACCTTCACCTGACCCTGGTACGATTGCGCGAGGCGAGGGCGGTCCTGCATACCCATTCGATCTGGAGCACGGTCCTCTCCGAACGGTTCGCGGATGAAGGCGGGGTGCGGATCGAAGGGTACGAGATGCTGAAAGGCCTGGAAGGGGTTCGCACCCACGAGCATCGCGAGTGGCTGCCCGTCGTAGAAAATTTCCAGAGCATGCAGGAGCTGGCATTCTCCCTGGAGGAACAGTTGATCCAGCACCCCACCTGCCACGGATTTCTCATCCGGCGACATGGACTGTATACCTGGGGACGAAGCCTCGAAGAGGCGAAGCGTCACGTCGAGATCCTCGAGTTCTTGCTGGAGGCAGTCGGAAGGACGGGACGGTCCTGA
- a CDS encoding M28 family peptidase — MKNKCLIALTAFLFLILAATAAEKEKMSPQVRALRSINGPEISGVIKTLSSDEYEGRAPASKGEELSIHYIVDQFKKVGLKPGNTDGTYFQKVPMVGETIENTDAKLVFTSGEKKEELGYGNDYMAFTERQAPEVSINAPVVFVGYGVVAPEYKWNDFKGVDVKGKVIVVLINDPPVSDPKDPTKLDPKTFGGKAMTYYGRWTYKYEEAARKGAAGCIIVHETEPAAYPWEVVKGSWSGEQFTLVSKDKGMSKVAIEAWITHDRAVQLFNMAGKDFEEMKKAAVSRDFKPVDLGVKAQLSLKVKDRVINSNNVVGKIEGSDPEGKKEWVIYTAHWDHLGMRETPEGKEIFHGARDNASGVAGLVEIAKAYSLLPTPPRRSILFLSVTAEEKGLLGSLYYARHPIYPLNKTAANINMDGLNVLGKTKDITVIGYGQSNLDDIVKKYATESGLVVKPDAEPEKGGYFRSDHFSFAQVGVPSLDPSSGVDFVGRPEGWGIEQRRDYTTKRYHKPADMFDPSWDLSGAVQYLQLLFEVGEDVANASTWPEWSAHSEFRARRVAMMK; from the coding sequence ATGAAGAATAAATGCCTCATTGCCCTGACTGCATTCCTGTTCTTAATCCTTGCCGCAACCGCCGCGGAAAAAGAGAAAATGAGCCCTCAGGTAAGGGCCCTGCGCAGCATTAATGGACCCGAAATCTCGGGGGTCATCAAAACGCTCTCATCGGACGAGTATGAGGGCCGCGCCCCGGCCTCGAAAGGCGAAGAACTCTCAATCCATTACATCGTCGATCAATTCAAGAAGGTCGGACTTAAGCCCGGCAACACCGACGGCACTTATTTCCAGAAAGTCCCGATGGTGGGTGAGACCATTGAAAATACCGATGCCAAACTGGTTTTCACGAGCGGCGAAAAGAAGGAAGAGCTGGGTTACGGGAACGATTACATGGCTTTTACCGAGCGGCAGGCCCCCGAGGTGTCCATTAACGCCCCCGTGGTGTTTGTCGGTTATGGTGTGGTGGCGCCGGAGTACAAATGGAACGACTTCAAGGGCGTTGATGTGAAGGGAAAGGTGATTGTGGTGCTGATCAACGATCCCCCGGTATCGGATCCCAAGGATCCCACCAAGCTCGATCCGAAAACGTTCGGGGGCAAGGCCATGACCTATTATGGCCGGTGGACTTACAAGTATGAGGAGGCGGCTCGCAAAGGCGCCGCGGGTTGCATCATCGTTCACGAGACGGAGCCGGCCGCGTATCCCTGGGAGGTCGTGAAGGGCAGCTGGAGCGGCGAGCAGTTTACCCTCGTCTCCAAGGACAAGGGGATGTCCAAGGTCGCCATCGAAGCCTGGATCACCCACGACCGCGCTGTCCAGTTGTTCAACATGGCGGGAAAAGATTTTGAGGAGATGAAGAAGGCGGCGGTCTCCCGCGATTTCAAGCCTGTGGACCTCGGCGTCAAGGCACAGCTCAGCTTGAAAGTTAAGGACCGCGTGATTAACTCCAACAATGTGGTGGGAAAGATCGAAGGCAGCGACCCTGAGGGGAAGAAGGAGTGGGTCATCTACACCGCTCATTGGGATCATCTCGGGATGCGCGAGACCCCGGAGGGGAAGGAAATCTTTCATGGGGCGCGGGACAACGCTTCCGGGGTCGCCGGGCTGGTCGAAATTGCGAAGGCCTATTCCCTGCTCCCCACACCCCCGCGACGCTCGATCCTCTTTCTCTCAGTCACCGCGGAAGAGAAGGGACTGCTGGGCTCGCTTTATTATGCCAGGCACCCCATTTATCCTCTCAACAAGACGGCCGCCAATATCAACATGGATGGGTTGAATGTGCTCGGCAAGACCAAGGACATTACCGTCATCGGCTACGGCCAATCGAACCTCGATGACATCGTCAAGAAATACGCGACGGAGTCCGGCCTCGTTGTCAAACCGGACGCGGAACCGGAAAAAGGCGGGTACTTCCGGTCCGATCACTTCAGCTTTGCCCAGGTCGGGGTGCCCTCGCTTGATCCCAGTTCGGGCGTCGATTTCGTCGGGCGACCCGAAGGCTGGGGGATCGAGCAGCGCCGGGACTACACCACCAAGCGCTATCATAAGCCCGCCGACATGTTTGACCCCAGTTGGGACCTCAGTGGCGCCGTTCAATATCTGCAATTATTGTTTGAAGTCGGTGAAGATGTCGCCAATGCCTCGACCTGGCCCGAATGGAGCGCCCACAGCGAATTCCGGGCACGACGCGTGGCGATGATGAAGTGA